The window AGAAAGAATAGCCTATTCCAATTGAAGGTACAGTGAAGTTTGGTTTCTCACCAAATATTAAATCCACACCATAAATTACCGCATTACCAATAGCCATTTCTACCAAGTCATCAGTAGCAAAGCCTAATAGAGTAGTAGATGTAAAGCCTACCTGGAAGAATACACTATGAGATGGTTTTTGGAAACGATAGTGCATGTTAAAAGTACTGGTAGGAATTCCGTAGTTTCTTACTTCCTGTTGTCTACCATTATACCATTGCCCGTAATATCCTGCCCATCCGAAGCCCATAGTAAATAAGTGACTTTTTCTTCCTACTAGCATATTAAACTCGAAACTAGCATTTGCTAACTTTAAATCATCATATTGGGGAATGGGAAGGTAAAATCCACCAAGTTTGGCTGCAAAATTTATTAATCCATTCTTAGTTATAATTCTTTCATAATTAAAAGACGCTGGGATCGATGAACCTAGAACATTAAGGTAAAAAGAGTTTCTACTAAACTTTTCTCCTTTGACCCTTCTGGGCTCACCATCGTCTTTATTAAAATCTATAGTTGATCGCTTAACAGTAGTTTTAGAAGTTGGGGTATTAGTTTTCGGTTTTGGCTTTGGTTTAATTTCATAGGTTGTTTGTGCTTGTGCTACAACAACACTAAGAACTAATAGAATTGTAAATAACTTCTTCATATCATAAATAAATTAGTGCGAACTGGCTAAAACCAAATAATGGGCCAAAAATTTTGTTAAACCATTGGTTATTAACCTCTGGAATATAGTATTGGGCCAGATGATTTTTGTTACAAAACAAATATGATATAATTATTTTTATTTTTTTTATATTATTTCAATTAAACCATACATGGCAAATATTGAACATAAAATAAAAAAGCACGCTCTTTCAAGCGTGCTTCAGAATTAAATAAATCAGCTACTTATTATTTTAAGCCTGCTCTTTCTAGTAAAGCTTCTATTTTAGGTTCTCTTCCACGGAATCTTTTATACAATTCCATTGGATGTTCACTTCCGCCTTTTGATAGGATATTGTCTTTAAAGGATTGAGCAACCTCCTTATTGAAAATTCCTTTTTCTTTAAAAAGTGAGAATGCATCTGCATCCAAAACTTCTGCCCATTTATAGCTGTAATATCCAGAAGCGTAACCTCCAGCAAAAATATGACCAAATTGAGTACTCATTAAAGCCCCTTCCACACTAGGAAATAATTCAGTTGGAGCCATGGCTTTTTGCTCAAAAGCAGCAACATCATCAATAGTATCGGCTTCCTCTTTTGATAAACTGAAATATGCCATATCCAACATAGCAAAGCTTACTTGCCTAACCGTAGCATAAGCTTCATGGTAAGTACTACTTGCTTTTATCTTGTCGATATACTCTTGAGGAATCTTTTCTCCTGTTTCATAGTGTTTCGCAAAAAGATCCAGACATTCCTTTTCATAACACCAGTTTTCGAATATTTGTGAAGGTAATTCCACAAAATCCCAATATACGTTCGCTCCGGTTAAACTTCCATATTGACCATTACCTAGCATGGCGTGTAAAGCATGACCAAATTCATGAAATAAAGTAGTTACCTCATTGAATGTTAATAAACTAGGATTATCAGGGGATGAGGGGGTAAAATTACAAACATTTGAAACTAATGGTCTTACTTCTTCACCATCTTTTCTGTATTGATCACGATAAGTCGTCATCCAGGCACCTCCTCTTTTTCCTTCACGAGGATGGAAATCTGCGTAAAAAATGGCTATTGGTTTGCCATCTAAATCTGTCACCTCATAAGTAGTAACTTCCTCATGATAAACCGGAATATTCTTTACTTCCTTAAATCTGATATCATATAATCTTTCAGCTGTTTGGAATACGCCATCTAAAACATTTTCCAATTTGAAATAAGGTCTTAGCAATTCATCATCAATCGCATATTTCTTTTTCTTCAGCTTTTCAGAATAGTAGGCCCAATCCCATCTTTGTAATTCAATATCATCACCTTCCTTCTTAATAAACGCTTTAATTTCTTCAACTTCTTCTTTCGCTTTTGGTAATGATTGATTTAATAAGTCAGATAAGAATTTTTGAACTTTATCTGCTCCTTCTGCCATCCTTTCTTCTAATACATAATCCGCATAGCTTCCATACCCTAAAAGGTTTGCCATCTCGCTCCTTAGGCTAACAATCTCTTTTATAATATCTTTATTATCATGCTTATCGCCTTTGTTGGCTTTAGACATGAATGCTTTATAAAGTTTCTCTCTGAGCTCTCTATTATCAGCATTTTCCATAAAAGGTACAAAACTTGGAGCTTGTAATGTGAAAACCCATTTGCCTTCATGGCCTTTGCTTTTTGCTGTGGATGCCGCCTGTTTTTTTATAGAATCTGGTAGGCCACCTAAGTCCTTTTCGTCTGAAATAACTAATTCAAAATCGTTTGTCTCAGCCAAAACATTTTCACCAAACGTAAGTGTGAGTTGGGAAAGCTTTTTGGAAATTTCTTTAAATCGGGCTTTATCTACAGAATTTAAATCTGCTCCATTTCTTACAAATGACTTATACGTTTTATCCATAAGCATTTGCTGTTCTTGGTTTAAACCCAATTCATCTTTCTGATTATGAACTGCTTTTACTCTTTTGAATAGTGCTTCATTTTGCCATATATCATTTCCAAATTCTGATAAAATAGGTGAAGCATCTCTGGCAGCAGCCTGAATTTCCTCATTGGTCTCTGCACTATTCAGATTAAATAATATCGATGCTATGGAGTTTAATTTTTTGCCGCTAAATTCTAATGCTTCAACTGTATTCTCAAAGGTTGGTGTTTCGTCTTGAGAAGTGATTTCCTCTATTTCCTGTTTAGCTTCTTTTATCGCCTCCTCTATTGCAGGCATAAAATGCTCAGACTTAATTTTATCAAATGGAGGGGTTTGAAAGGGTGTTTTAAATTCTTCTAATAAAGGATTATTCATATAAATCTATACTTTAATTTATTTGCAAACTTAAGCTTTTTAATACGGAATGCGTGTAGTAAAGATTTATTGATTGGAAGATATATTTAACTATTGTTTCTTATAGATTCTAAAGAAAACTTCATTCCAGCTTTTACCATAATCGGAAGACTGATCCCATTTTTGTGTCACATTTCCATTTTCTAATAACTCCCAGGTGATCTGGCTTTGGTTTAGCTTGCTTGAATCAGAATTCATTATTATTTTACTTTTTGATGACTTTCCATTTAACAATAAGCTAGCTCCTTGATTATCCACCCAGCTTTGATGCCATCGTTTATTTGA is drawn from Marivirga arenosa and contains these coding sequences:
- a CDS encoding M3 family metallopeptidase; the encoded protein is MNNPLLEEFKTPFQTPPFDKIKSEHFMPAIEEAIKEAKQEIEEITSQDETPTFENTVEALEFSGKKLNSIASILFNLNSAETNEEIQAAARDASPILSEFGNDIWQNEALFKRVKAVHNQKDELGLNQEQQMLMDKTYKSFVRNGADLNSVDKARFKEISKKLSQLTLTFGENVLAETNDFELVISDEKDLGGLPDSIKKQAASTAKSKGHEGKWVFTLQAPSFVPFMENADNRELREKLYKAFMSKANKGDKHDNKDIIKEIVSLRSEMANLLGYGSYADYVLEERMAEGADKVQKFLSDLLNQSLPKAKEEVEEIKAFIKKEGDDIELQRWDWAYYSEKLKKKKYAIDDELLRPYFKLENVLDGVFQTAERLYDIRFKEVKNIPVYHEEVTTYEVTDLDGKPIAIFYADFHPREGKRGGAWMTTYRDQYRKDGEEVRPLVSNVCNFTPSSPDNPSLLTFNEVTTLFHEFGHALHAMLGNGQYGSLTGANVYWDFVELPSQIFENWCYEKECLDLFAKHYETGEKIPQEYIDKIKASSTYHEAYATVRQVSFAMLDMAYFSLSKEEADTIDDVAAFEQKAMAPTELFPSVEGALMSTQFGHIFAGGYASGYYSYKWAEVLDADAFSLFKEKGIFNKEVAQSFKDNILSKGGSEHPMELYKRFRGREPKIEALLERAGLK